A DNA window from Actinomadura coerulea contains the following coding sequences:
- a CDS encoding TetR/AcrR family transcriptional regulator produces the protein MEDRSRRRAPGMSPEQRREMIIRTALPLVAEHGMSVTTAQIARTAGIGEATIFRVFADKDELLDACVAEALRTDHVLAEIGAIPLDQPLPARLAEAAAAIDAYLARMGLVIGALHASGRRARREPGDGEPGPDRAAAMTRTREALAELFEPERDRLRLPVEQIAGLFMGFVFSRARPAAGPDAPPLSVEEYLDVFLHGALKEGTAA, from the coding sequence CCGCCGCGCCCCCGGAATGAGCCCGGAGCAGCGCCGCGAAATGATCATCCGGACGGCGCTGCCGCTCGTCGCCGAGCACGGCATGTCCGTCACCACCGCACAGATCGCCCGCACGGCCGGCATCGGCGAGGCGACGATCTTCCGCGTCTTCGCCGACAAGGACGAGCTGCTGGACGCCTGCGTCGCCGAGGCGCTGCGGACCGACCACGTCCTCGCGGAGATCGGCGCGATCCCGCTCGACCAGCCGCTGCCCGCGCGGCTCGCCGAGGCCGCCGCCGCGATCGACGCCTACCTCGCCCGCATGGGCCTGGTGATCGGCGCCCTGCACGCCTCCGGACGGCGCGCGCGCCGCGAGCCCGGCGACGGCGAGCCGGGCCCCGACCGCGCGGCCGCCATGACCCGCACCCGCGAGGCGCTGGCCGAGCTGTTCGAACCCGAACGCGACCGGCTGCGCCTGCCCGTCGAGCAGATCGCGGGCCTGTTCATGGGCTTCGTGTTCAGCCGGGCCCGGCCCGCCGCCGGCCCCGACGCGCCGCCCCTGTCCGTCGAGGAGTACCTGGACGTCTTCCTGCACGGCGCTCTCAAGGAAGGAACCGCCGCATGA
- a CDS encoding VOC family protein: MTITLNHASVTAADNDEAARFFAAVMGLEYTGPHPHARHFVPIRVNEGLTLDFMTVAYPQGHHLAFDVDAATFDAVVDRLDAREIPYGDDPAHADSGRVAENHPLGGRGLYFSDSSGNLYELISP; this comes from the coding sequence ATGACGATCACCCTGAACCACGCGAGCGTGACGGCCGCCGACAACGACGAGGCGGCCCGCTTCTTCGCCGCCGTCATGGGCCTGGAGTACACCGGCCCGCACCCGCACGCGCGGCACTTCGTCCCGATCCGCGTGAACGAGGGGCTCACCCTCGACTTCATGACCGTCGCCTACCCGCAGGGCCACCACCTCGCCTTCGACGTGGACGCGGCCACCTTCGACGCGGTCGTGGACCGCCTCGACGCCCGCGAGATCCCCTACGGCGACGACCCCGCCCACGCCGACAGCGGCCGCGTCGCCGAGAACCACCCGCTCGGCGGCCGCGGCCTGTACTTCTCCGACTCCAGCGGCAACCTCTACGAGCTCATCTCGCCGTGA
- a CDS encoding LLM class F420-dependent oxidoreductase — MRVGVLLNERGGVEALGKLADDVRRAADDGFSSAWMSQIFGVDALTALAVAGSGVSGIELGTAVVPTYPRHPAVLAQQARTTALALRGRFTLGVGLSHKIVIEDMYGYDFGRPLRHMDEYLSVLAPLLEGENASFTGETLSGNIGLSVPNEGRVPLLLAALGPKMLKLAAERADGTVLWMTGPVTVREHIVPTITAAAEAAGRDAPRVVCVLPVCVTGDVERAREQAGETFEVYGVLPSYRAMMDREGVEGPKDMAVVGDEDAVAARLAELSEAGVTDFVAAEYMPGDRRTRAFLKTVTAR, encoded by the coding sequence GTGCGGGTCGGTGTGCTGCTCAACGAGCGGGGCGGGGTCGAGGCGCTGGGGAAGCTGGCGGACGACGTGCGGCGCGCGGCGGACGACGGGTTCTCCTCGGCGTGGATGTCGCAGATCTTCGGGGTGGACGCGCTGACCGCGCTGGCCGTGGCGGGGAGCGGGGTGTCCGGGATCGAGCTGGGGACGGCGGTGGTGCCGACGTATCCGCGGCATCCGGCCGTGCTGGCGCAGCAGGCGAGGACGACCGCGCTGGCGCTGCGGGGACGGTTCACCCTCGGCGTCGGGCTGTCCCACAAGATCGTCATCGAGGACATGTACGGGTACGACTTCGGCAGGCCGCTGCGGCACATGGACGAGTACCTCTCGGTGCTGGCGCCGCTGCTCGAAGGGGAGAACGCCTCCTTCACGGGCGAGACGCTGAGCGGCAACATCGGGTTGAGCGTGCCGAACGAGGGGCGGGTGCCGCTGCTGCTGGCCGCGCTCGGCCCGAAGATGCTGAAGCTGGCGGCGGAGCGGGCGGACGGGACGGTGCTGTGGATGACCGGCCCCGTCACCGTCCGCGAGCACATCGTGCCGACCATCACGGCGGCGGCCGAGGCGGCCGGACGGGACGCGCCGCGCGTCGTGTGCGTCCTGCCCGTGTGCGTCACCGGTGACGTGGAGCGCGCGCGGGAGCAGGCCGGGGAGACCTTCGAGGTGTACGGGGTGCTGCCGTCCTACCGGGCGATGATGGACCGGGAAGGCGTGGAGGGGCCGAAGGACATGGCCGTCGTCGGGGACGAGGACGCGGTGGCGGCGAGGCTGGCGGAGCTGTCCGAGGCGGGCGTCACCGATTTCGTCGCCGCCGAGTACATGCCGGGCGACCGGCGCACGCGGGCGTTCCTGAAGACGGTCACGGCGAGATGA